From the genome of Brevibacterium sp. JSBI002, one region includes:
- the dop gene encoding depupylase/deamidase Dop, whose translation MLRVRRVMGAETEFGLSQPGNPRANPMRDSARVVDAYAGPRGLKSSQNFWDFATESPLADARGFFMNIADADSSQLTHIPQDDLEAQYLANVVTENGARYYVDHAHPEYSSPEVLTPRDIVTFDRAGDLVALESVRTLEKSAEPVNLYKNNTDSKGASYGTHENYLVDRSTDFDDIVAGLVPFFVTRQILCGSGRVGIGRDGEGKGFQISSRADFFEAEVGLETTLRRPIVNTRDEPHADPAKYRRLHVIIGDATLAEPATFVRFGSTSLVLGLIEAGLAPQIELADALQALWDVSHDLSLSAPVALSDGTTTTALEIQEAFYSACLEHADAEDAETAEVLAEWRRFLDALSTDPKTLADSIDWVAKWVLLESYRSREGIDWDHPKLALIDVQYHDVRPEKGLFHKLERAGRIRRMTTDAEVEAAVVNAPDGTRAFLRSVAVSRLGEDLVAASWDSLVVNAGALGVVRLPMHEPLKGTRELLADRVEGIETAEGLLKALGVDRLSSKND comes from the coding sequence ATGCTCAGAGTCAGGCGCGTCATGGGAGCCGAGACGGAGTTCGGCCTCAGTCAGCCGGGCAATCCGCGAGCGAACCCGATGCGGGACTCGGCGCGTGTCGTCGACGCCTATGCCGGACCGCGCGGATTGAAGTCGTCCCAGAACTTCTGGGACTTCGCTACGGAGTCTCCATTGGCCGACGCCCGCGGCTTCTTCATGAACATCGCCGACGCCGACTCCTCGCAGCTGACACATATTCCGCAGGACGACCTCGAAGCCCAGTACCTGGCGAACGTCGTCACGGAGAACGGCGCCCGCTACTACGTCGACCACGCTCATCCCGAATACTCGTCCCCGGAGGTCCTCACTCCACGCGATATCGTCACCTTCGACCGGGCCGGCGACCTCGTCGCCCTCGAATCGGTGCGGACCCTCGAGAAGAGCGCGGAACCGGTCAATCTGTACAAGAACAACACGGACTCCAAGGGAGCCTCCTACGGCACCCATGAGAACTACCTCGTCGACCGGTCCACGGACTTCGACGACATCGTCGCCGGCCTCGTCCCGTTCTTCGTCACTCGGCAGATCCTGTGCGGATCCGGACGGGTCGGCATCGGCCGTGATGGCGAGGGCAAGGGTTTCCAGATCTCGTCCCGTGCCGACTTCTTCGAAGCCGAAGTGGGACTCGAGACCACTCTGCGCCGTCCCATCGTCAACACCCGGGACGAACCACATGCCGATCCCGCGAAATACCGCCGGCTGCACGTGATCATCGGCGACGCCACTCTGGCGGAGCCTGCGACGTTCGTCCGCTTCGGTTCGACCTCCCTCGTCCTCGGACTCATCGAGGCCGGACTGGCGCCGCAGATCGAGCTCGCCGATGCCCTGCAGGCGCTGTGGGACGTCAGCCACGACCTCAGCCTCAGCGCTCCGGTGGCGCTGAGCGACGGCACGACGACAACGGCGCTGGAGATCCAAGAAGCCTTCTACTCCGCGTGCCTCGAGCACGCCGATGCCGAGGACGCCGAAACCGCCGAGGTGCTCGCCGAATGGCGCCGATTCCTCGATGCGCTCTCGACCGACCCGAAGACCCTGGCCGACTCCATCGACTGGGTCGCCAAATGGGTGCTGCTCGAGAGCTACCGGTCTCGTGAGGGAATCGACTGGGACCATCCGAAGCTTGCCCTCATCGACGTCCAGTACCACGATGTCCGCCCGGAGAAGGGGCTGTTCCACAAGCTCGAACGTGCCGGCCGCATCCGTCGGATGACCACCGACGCCGAGGTCGAAGCCGCCGTGGTCAACGCACCCGACGGGACCCGCGCGTTCCTGCGCTCCGTGGCGGTCAGCCGCCTCGGCGAGGATCTGGTCGCCGCCAGCTGGGACTCGCTCGTGGTCAACGCGGGAGCCCTCGGTGTGGTGCGTCTGCCCATGCACGAACCGCTCAAAGGCACCCGTGAGCTGCTTGCCGATCGGGTGGAGGGAATCGAGACCGCCGAGGGCCTGCTCAAGGCGCTCGGAGTGGATAGACTGAGTTCGAAGAACGACTGA
- a CDS encoding DUF3054 domain-containing protein has protein sequence MATKKSHLPIALIVDLILVVLFTIVGHYTHSHNFDPQGLMTTAWPFVAALVIAWLLTAVWDRPIAPLATGTGVWAVTVLLGLVLRGVTGAGGDPGSVPVSFMIVATSLNLITLVGWRLIATAVSGGSGRRKRSR, from the coding sequence GTGGCAACGAAGAAATCTCATCTCCCCATCGCACTGATCGTCGACCTCATCCTCGTGGTGCTGTTCACGATCGTCGGTCATTACACACATTCTCACAATTTCGATCCGCAGGGGCTGATGACCACAGCGTGGCCGTTCGTCGCAGCCCTCGTCATCGCCTGGCTGCTCACGGCCGTCTGGGATCGGCCGATCGCTCCGCTGGCCACGGGAACCGGGGTCTGGGCGGTCACCGTCCTTCTCGGACTCGTCCTGCGCGGGGTCACCGGAGCCGGCGGCGATCCGGGGTCGGTGCCGGTGAGCTTCATGATCGTCGCGACGTCGCTCAACCTCATCACTCTGGTCGGTTGGCGTCTCATCGCCACGGCCGTCTCCGGGGGTTCGGGCCGCCGCAAGCGCAGCCGTTGA
- the arc gene encoding proteasome ATPase — MTETTTEVKKLREDTASLRQQLYTAGKRNEALSKTLRTARDELNRIKEEARRLTEPPNNWGTLIALGENAVTADVIVGGRRMRVAVAPEIEPETLRAGADVLLSEGLVIIGTGEFPPVGSVVNVREFVDSQRILVGAPGDDEQVFTLAAGLVDAGLRVGDAVVVDTRTHYALQVVEKPEVSSLLLEEVPDITYQDIGGLADQIEQIKDAVELPFEHPELYTEHGLKPPKGILLYGPPGCGKTLIAKAVANSLADRTGKVRTSKTYFLNIKGPELLDKYVGETERQLRLIFARAREKASAGFPVVVFFDEMESLFRTRGTGKSSDVETTIVPQLLTEIDGVEQLDNVIVIGASNREDLIDPAILRPGRLDVKIRIERPDAEAARDIFEKYLTAELPLHSSVLAGHDTPAEAVSALIDSCVERMFAETPENEFVEVSYADGSKEVLHFSAFASGAMIHNIVDRAKKAAIKSLLDTGERGLRPGHFEDAIAEEFSEHEDLPNTTNPDEWARISGRKGERVTHLRMMHLDTTSGAPTVPYETDVAEVRPNSDLV, encoded by the coding sequence ATGACAGAGACCACGACCGAAGTGAAGAAGCTGCGCGAGGACACTGCGTCCCTGCGCCAGCAGCTCTACACAGCGGGCAAACGCAATGAAGCACTGTCGAAGACTCTGCGCACGGCCCGTGATGAGCTGAATCGGATCAAGGAAGAGGCTCGGCGCCTGACCGAGCCGCCGAACAACTGGGGCACACTCATCGCGCTGGGCGAGAACGCAGTGACCGCCGATGTCATCGTCGGCGGACGACGCATGCGCGTGGCCGTCGCCCCCGAAATCGAACCCGAGACCCTGCGCGCCGGAGCCGATGTGCTCCTGTCCGAGGGCCTCGTCATCATCGGCACCGGCGAGTTCCCTCCCGTGGGGTCGGTCGTCAACGTCCGTGAGTTCGTCGACTCCCAGCGCATCCTCGTCGGAGCTCCCGGCGATGACGAGCAGGTCTTCACCCTCGCCGCCGGCCTCGTCGACGCAGGACTGCGCGTCGGCGATGCCGTCGTCGTCGACACCCGGACCCATTACGCGCTGCAGGTCGTCGAGAAGCCCGAGGTCTCCTCGCTGCTGCTCGAAGAGGTCCCCGACATCACCTACCAGGACATCGGCGGACTGGCCGACCAGATCGAACAGATCAAAGACGCTGTCGAACTGCCCTTCGAACATCCCGAGCTCTACACCGAACACGGACTCAAACCGCCCAAGGGCATCCTGCTCTACGGCCCTCCCGGCTGCGGAAAGACGCTCATCGCGAAGGCCGTGGCGAACTCCCTGGCAGATCGCACCGGAAAGGTCCGCACGAGCAAGACCTACTTCCTCAACATCAAAGGTCCGGAGCTGCTCGACAAGTACGTCGGCGAGACCGAACGTCAGCTGCGCCTTATCTTCGCCCGGGCACGTGAGAAGGCTTCGGCAGGATTCCCCGTCGTGGTGTTCTTCGACGAGATGGAGTCACTGTTCCGCACCCGCGGCACCGGCAAGTCGTCGGACGTGGAGACGACGATCGTGCCGCAGCTGCTCACCGAGATCGACGGAGTCGAACAGCTCGACAACGTCATCGTCATCGGCGCCTCGAACCGTGAAGACCTCATCGACCCCGCGATCCTGCGCCCCGGCCGACTCGATGTGAAGATCCGCATCGAACGTCCCGACGCCGAAGCGGCCCGCGACATCTTCGAGAAGTACCTCACCGCGGAGCTGCCCCTGCATTCGAGCGTGCTCGCCGGCCACGACACCCCCGCCGAGGCGGTCTCGGCACTCATCGACAGCTGTGTGGAACGGATGTTCGCAGAGACTCCGGAGAATGAATTCGTCGAGGTCAGCTACGCCGACGGGTCGAAGGAAGTCCTCCACTTCTCAGCCTTCGCCTCCGGTGCGATGATCCACAACATCGTCGACCGTGCAAAGAAGGCGGCGATCAAATCGCTGCTCGACACCGGCGAGCGAGGCCTGCGCCCCGGTCACTTCGAGGATGCGATCGCCGAAGAGTTCAGCGAACACGAAGACCTGCCGAACACGACGAACCCCGACGAATGGGCACGGATCTCCGGGCGCAAGGGCGAAAGGGTCACTCATCTGCGGATGATGCACCTCGACACGACCAGTGGAGCCCCGACGGTGCCGTACGAGACCGACGTCGCCGAGGTGCGGCCCAACTCGGACCTCGTCTGA